In a genomic window of Pseudoliparis swirei isolate HS2019 ecotype Mariana Trench chromosome 20, NWPU_hadal_v1, whole genome shotgun sequence:
- the pde9ac gene encoding high affinity cGMP-specific 3',5'-cyclic phosphodiesterase 9A isoform X2: MGSSSSSYAPKTIYLDVDGKVQKVVFSGHCSAFDIKELLCSSSNIPRNTAIMMVDLEGALVSIDPTMPTNSPNSLYKVVPLSTGQIGVEKEDMFQNVLSQVADQFSRAFRINELKTEVTNRLAMLEKRVELEGLKVVEIEKCKNDLKNLRDEMTSRVNCSCKYNFDDGKKVTPRRDVPNYPKYTLSQETVEALKKPTFDVWHWEHNEMLSCLEYMYHDLGLVKEFNMNPITLKRWLLAIQDNYRSNPFHNFRHCFCVSQMMYGMINLCNLQDKMTLTDMGILMTAAVCHDLDHPGYNNTYQINARTELAVRYNDISPLENHHCAVAFQILSLPECNIFANVDLEAFKQIRQSIITLILATDMARHGEILESFKQKVDSLDFTVEEHMTCLKMVLIKCCDISNEVRPTEVAEPWVDCLLEEYFMQSDREKSEGLPVAPFMDRDKVTKPTAQIGFIKFVLIPMFETVMKLFPQIEEIMVQPLRDSRDHYEELKQIDDAMTEAQKKKTENVSLGGKKK, encoded by the exons ATgggctccagctcctcctcttatGCCCCAAAAACCATTTACCTGGATGTGGATGGGAAAGTGCAAAAG GTGGTGTTCAGCGGTCACTGCAGCGCCTTCGACATCAAGGAGCTGCTGTGTTCCTCATCCAATATTCCGAG GAACACTGCCATCATGATGGTGGACCTAGAAGGAGCGCTGGTCTCCATAGATCCCACCATGCCCACCAACTCTCCAAA CTCTCTGTACAAGGTTGTCCCTCTGTCGACTGGTCAAATTGGAG TGGAGAAAGAGGACATGTTTCAGAACGTGTTGTCCCAGGTGGCTGATCAGTTCAGCAG AGCCTTTCGCATTAACGAGCTGAAGACTGAGGTCACCAACAGGCTAGCGATGCTGGAGAAGAGAGTGGAAC TGGAGGGCCTGAAGGTGGTGGAGATCGAGAAGTGTAAAAATGATCTGAAAAATCTACGGGATGAGATGACTTCAAGAG TAAACTGTTCGTGCAAATACAACTTTGACGATGGGAAGAAGGTCACTCCGAGACGAGATGTCCCCAATTACCCAAAA TACACGCTGTCTCAGGAGACTGTGGAGGCGCTCAAGAAGCCAACATTCGATGTCTGGCACTGGGAACACAACGAG ATGCTAAGTTGTTTGGAGTACATGTACCATGACTTGGGACTGGTGAAGGAATTCAACATGAACCCCATCACACTCAAACGCTGGCTG TTGGCAATTCAGGACAACTACCGCAGTAATCCTTTCCACAACTTTCGCCATTGCTTTTGCGTGAGTCAGATGATGTATGGCATGATTAACCTCTGCAACCTccag GATAAGATGACTCTCACAGATATGGGTATTCTAATGACAGCTGCAGTGTGTCACGACCTAGACCACCCTGGCTACAACAACAC atACCAAATCAATGCCCGCACAGAGCTGGCCGTTCGCTACAACGACATATCTCCCCTGGAGAACCATCACTGTGCAGTGGCCTTCCAGATCCTCTCTCTTCCCGAGTGcaacatttttgcaaatgtggATCTGGAGGCGTTCAAACAGATCCGGCAG tCAATTATCACCCTCATTCTGGCCACCGACATGGCCAGACACGGGGAGATACTGGAGTCCTTCAAGCAAAAGGTGGACAGCTTGGACTTCACCGTCGAAGAGCATATGACATGC CTGAAGATGGTTTTGATCAAGTGCTGTGACATTTCCAACGAAGTGAGGCCAACGGAGGTCGCTGAGCCATGGGTCGACTGCTTATTGGAGGAGTACTTCATGCAG AGTGACAGGGAGAAGTCTGAGGGCCTCCCCGTGGCTCCCTTCATGGACAGAGATAAAGTCACCAAACCCACCGCTCAGATCGGATTCATCAAGTTTGTCCTCATCCCAATGTTTGAGACTGTCATGAAG CTTTTTCCTCAGATTGAGGAGATCATGGTTCAACCTTTGAGAGATTCGCGTGACCACTATGAGGAGCTGAAACAGATCGACGATGCCATGACAGAG gcacagaagaaaaaaactgaaaatgtgtCATTAGGCGGGAAGAAGAAGTAA
- the pde9ac gene encoding high affinity cGMP-specific 3',5'-cyclic phosphodiesterase 9A isoform X1 translates to MGSSSSSYAPKTIYLDVDGKVQKVVFSGHCSAFDIKELLCSSSNIPRNTAIMMVDLEGALVSIDPTMPTNSPNSLYKVVPLSTGQIGVEKEDMFQNVLSQVADQFSRAFRINELKTEVTNRLAMLEKRVELEGLKVVEIEKCKNDLKNLRDEMTSRGAGRVNCSCKYNFDDGKKVTPRRDVPNYPKYTLSQETVEALKKPTFDVWHWEHNEMLSCLEYMYHDLGLVKEFNMNPITLKRWLLAIQDNYRSNPFHNFRHCFCVSQMMYGMINLCNLQDKMTLTDMGILMTAAVCHDLDHPGYNNTYQINARTELAVRYNDISPLENHHCAVAFQILSLPECNIFANVDLEAFKQIRQSIITLILATDMARHGEILESFKQKVDSLDFTVEEHMTCLKMVLIKCCDISNEVRPTEVAEPWVDCLLEEYFMQSDREKSEGLPVAPFMDRDKVTKPTAQIGFIKFVLIPMFETVMKLFPQIEEIMVQPLRDSRDHYEELKQIDDAMTEAQKKKTENVSLGGKKK, encoded by the exons ATgggctccagctcctcctcttatGCCCCAAAAACCATTTACCTGGATGTGGATGGGAAAGTGCAAAAG GTGGTGTTCAGCGGTCACTGCAGCGCCTTCGACATCAAGGAGCTGCTGTGTTCCTCATCCAATATTCCGAG GAACACTGCCATCATGATGGTGGACCTAGAAGGAGCGCTGGTCTCCATAGATCCCACCATGCCCACCAACTCTCCAAA CTCTCTGTACAAGGTTGTCCCTCTGTCGACTGGTCAAATTGGAG TGGAGAAAGAGGACATGTTTCAGAACGTGTTGTCCCAGGTGGCTGATCAGTTCAGCAG AGCCTTTCGCATTAACGAGCTGAAGACTGAGGTCACCAACAGGCTAGCGATGCTGGAGAAGAGAGTGGAAC TGGAGGGCCTGAAGGTGGTGGAGATCGAGAAGTGTAAAAATGATCTGAAAAATCTACGGGATGAGATGACTTCAAGAGGTGCTGGCAG AGTAAACTGTTCGTGCAAATACAACTTTGACGATGGGAAGAAGGTCACTCCGAGACGAGATGTCCCCAATTACCCAAAA TACACGCTGTCTCAGGAGACTGTGGAGGCGCTCAAGAAGCCAACATTCGATGTCTGGCACTGGGAACACAACGAG ATGCTAAGTTGTTTGGAGTACATGTACCATGACTTGGGACTGGTGAAGGAATTCAACATGAACCCCATCACACTCAAACGCTGGCTG TTGGCAATTCAGGACAACTACCGCAGTAATCCTTTCCACAACTTTCGCCATTGCTTTTGCGTGAGTCAGATGATGTATGGCATGATTAACCTCTGCAACCTccag GATAAGATGACTCTCACAGATATGGGTATTCTAATGACAGCTGCAGTGTGTCACGACCTAGACCACCCTGGCTACAACAACAC atACCAAATCAATGCCCGCACAGAGCTGGCCGTTCGCTACAACGACATATCTCCCCTGGAGAACCATCACTGTGCAGTGGCCTTCCAGATCCTCTCTCTTCCCGAGTGcaacatttttgcaaatgtggATCTGGAGGCGTTCAAACAGATCCGGCAG tCAATTATCACCCTCATTCTGGCCACCGACATGGCCAGACACGGGGAGATACTGGAGTCCTTCAAGCAAAAGGTGGACAGCTTGGACTTCACCGTCGAAGAGCATATGACATGC CTGAAGATGGTTTTGATCAAGTGCTGTGACATTTCCAACGAAGTGAGGCCAACGGAGGTCGCTGAGCCATGGGTCGACTGCTTATTGGAGGAGTACTTCATGCAG AGTGACAGGGAGAAGTCTGAGGGCCTCCCCGTGGCTCCCTTCATGGACAGAGATAAAGTCACCAAACCCACCGCTCAGATCGGATTCATCAAGTTTGTCCTCATCCCAATGTTTGAGACTGTCATGAAG CTTTTTCCTCAGATTGAGGAGATCATGGTTCAACCTTTGAGAGATTCGCGTGACCACTATGAGGAGCTGAAACAGATCGACGATGCCATGACAGAG gcacagaagaaaaaaactgaaaatgtgtCATTAGGCGGGAAGAAGAAGTAA
- the hepacama gene encoding hepatic and glial cell adhesion molecule a yields the protein MKVERKTSSSRNAFTDIPPLLTPVGLLLLLLFTGEASGVNVTSHAQVVRGTVGKEALLSVSYSSSSADKPVIKWQLKRDQEKPITVVQSIGTDIIGNLRPEYRNRILVLENGSLLLHSLQLSDEGAYEVEISITDDTFTGERYIGLTVDVPVSRPYIQMIASSVLEYSEHFHLHCSHDNGTKPVYGWLKGGKVLANDTRLQLSHDQKVLTVSRVVMSDDDVYVCTVENLISSMRSTPVKLTVYKRSSLYIILSTGGIFLLITLVTVCACWKPSKKKHRPVPQRAPIYLDQSENGHDVDVVPKPSTLGRRSPMPLYVLNEDETLEHFEECTGGSAAIQSELSIPALYAPPMLPSPASSLSSSNRSERPVWSAPRRYPRSASPLAQPLLPQPLAVPPLRPAHRSPAHSPGSSPRGFSPIRKARPPVSIPSSPHLPVEVQCPEPRDQTGSQSQQ from the exons ATGAAGGTGGAGAGGAAGACCTCCTCTTCACGCAACGCTTTTACTGACATTCCTCCTCTACTGACGCCcgttggcctcctcctcctcctcctcttcacag GCGAGGCGTCCGGGGTGAACGTGACCAGCCACGCCCAGGTGGTGAGGGGCACGGTGGGCAAAGAGGCCCTCCTGTCCGTCAGCTACTCCAGCAGCAGCGCGGACAAGCCCGTGATCAAGTGGCAGCTCAAGAGGGACCAAGAGAAACCCATCACCGTGGTGCAGTCCATCGGGACCGACATCATCGGGAACCTGAGGCCGGAGTACCGCAACCGCATCCTGGTGTTGGAGAACGGCTCGCTGCTGCTCCACAGCCTGCAGCTGTCGGACGAAGGGGCCTACGAGGTGGAGATCTCCATCACCGATGACACCTTCACCGGGGAGCGCTACATCGGGCTCACCGTGGACG TGCCCGTGTCCAGACCGTACATCCAGATGATCGCCTCCTCCGTCCTGGAGTACAGCGAGCACTTTCACCTCCACTGTTCCCACGACAACGGCACGAAGCCCGTCTACGGTTGGCTGAAGGGCGGCAAGGTGCTGGCCAATGACACGCGTCTGCAGCTTTCCCACGACCAAAAGGTGCTGACCGTGTCGCGCGTGGTGATGTCGGACGATGACGTGTACGTGTGCACGGTGGAGAACCTCATCAGCAGCATGAGGAGCACGCCCGTCAAGCTCACCGTCTACA AGAGGAGCTCGCTATACATCATCCTGTCCACCGGGGGCATATTCCTCCTGATCACCCTGGTGACGGTGTGCGCTTGTTGGAAGCCATCCAA AAAGAAGCATCGACCTGTCCCCCAAAGAGCTCCCATCTATCTGGACCAGAGTGAAAATGGCCACGACG TTGATGTTGTTCCCAAACCGTCTACCCTCGGTCGAAGGAGTCCCATGCCGCTTTATGTTCTCAACGAAGAC GAGACTCTGGAGCATTTCGAAGAATGCACCGGCGGCAGCGCTGCCATCCAATCAGAACTGAGTATTCCTGCCCTGTACGCCCCTCCGATGCTTcctagccccgcctcctccctctcctcctccaataGAAGCGAGCGGCCCGTGTGGTCCGCGCCGCGCAGGTACCCGCGCAGCGCCTCTCCGCTGGCGCAGCCTCTTCTTCCGCAGCCCCTCGCGGTCCCTCCGCTTCGCCCCGCCCACCGCTCACCGGCTCACTCCCCCGGCTCGTCGCCGCGAGGTTTCAGCCCGATAAGAAAAGCCCGTCCGCCGGTAAGCATCCCGAGCAGCCCGCACCTACCCGTGGAGGTCCAGTGCCCGGAACCACGTGATCAGaccggcagccaatcacagcagtGA